In Pseudomonas alcaliphila JAB1, a single window of DNA contains:
- the mtgA gene encoding monofunctional biosynthetic peptidoglycan transglycosylase: MLRALTRRLLKLLLWLILASVLLVLALRWVPPPGTALMIERKIESWGSEQPIELKRQWRPWKELPDHLKMAVIAAEDQKFAEHWGFDVGAIQAALAHNQSGGSLRGASTLSQQVAKNLFLWSGRSWLRKGLEAWFTALIEVLWPKERILEVYLNSVEWGDGIFGAEAAAQHHFGVGAPYLNRQQASQLAAVLPNPLRWSAGRPDAYVNRRAAWIRQQMTQLGGSHYLNQLKPQRPDWWPRWL, from the coding sequence ATGCTCCGAGCCCTGACCCGCCGCCTGCTGAAACTGCTGCTTTGGCTAATCCTGGCCAGCGTGCTGCTGGTGCTTGCTCTGCGCTGGGTACCGCCGCCCGGTACAGCGTTGATGATCGAGCGCAAGATCGAATCCTGGGGCAGCGAACAACCCATTGAGCTGAAGCGCCAGTGGCGCCCCTGGAAAGAACTGCCGGATCACCTGAAGATGGCGGTGATCGCCGCTGAAGACCAGAAATTCGCCGAGCATTGGGGCTTCGACGTCGGCGCGATTCAAGCGGCGCTGGCACACAACCAGAGCGGCGGCTCGCTCAGGGGCGCCAGTACCCTCAGCCAGCAGGTGGCGAAGAACCTGTTTCTCTGGTCCGGACGCAGCTGGCTGCGCAAGGGCCTGGAAGCCTGGTTCACCGCGCTGATCGAAGTGCTCTGGCCGAAAGAGCGCATCCTCGAGGTGTACCTCAATAGCGTCGAGTGGGGTGATGGCATCTTCGGCGCCGAAGCGGCCGCACAGCATCACTTCGGCGTCGGCGCGCCCTACCTCAATCGCCAGCAGGCCAGCCAGCTGGCAGCGGTGCTACCCAACCCGCTGCGCTGGAGCGCAGGCCGGCCGGACGCCTACGTCAATCGTCGCGCCGCCTGGATTCGTCAGCAGATGACGCAGCTGGGGGGCAGCCACTACCTCAATCAACTCAAGCCGCAGCGCCCCGATTGGTGGCCGCGCTGGCTGTAA
- the rpoH gene encoding RNA polymerase sigma factor RpoH translates to MSTSLQPVHALVPGANLEAYVHAVNSIPLLTPEQERELAENLFYQQDLEAARQMVLAHLRFVVHIARSYSGYGLAQADLIQEGNVGLMKAVKRFNPEMGVRLVSFAVHWIRAEIHEFILKNWRIVKVATTKAQRKLFFNLRSQKKRLAWLNNDEVTAVAASLGVEPHEVREMESRLTGQDMAFDPAADADDDSAFQSPAHYLEDHRYDPARQLEDADWSDSSSSNLHEALESLDERSRDILYQRWLAEEKATLHDLAAKYNVSAERIRQLEKNAMNKLKGCIAA, encoded by the coding sequence ATGTCCACTTCCTTGCAACCTGTTCATGCTCTGGTTCCAGGCGCCAACCTGGAAGCGTACGTGCATGCCGTCAACAGCATTCCGCTGCTGACGCCCGAGCAGGAGCGTGAACTGGCCGAAAATCTCTTTTACCAGCAGGATCTCGAGGCCGCCCGCCAGATGGTGTTGGCCCACCTGCGTTTCGTGGTGCATATCGCCCGCAGCTACTCCGGTTATGGTCTGGCCCAGGCCGACCTGATCCAGGAAGGCAACGTCGGCCTGATGAAGGCGGTCAAGCGCTTCAACCCGGAAATGGGTGTGCGTCTGGTGTCCTTCGCTGTGCACTGGATCCGTGCGGAAATCCACGAGTTCATCCTGAAGAACTGGCGCATCGTCAAAGTGGCCACCACCAAGGCCCAGCGTAAACTGTTCTTCAACCTGCGCAGCCAGAAGAAGCGTCTGGCCTGGCTGAACAACGATGAAGTGACTGCCGTGGCCGCAAGCCTGGGCGTCGAACCGCACGAAGTGCGCGAGATGGAAAGTCGCCTGACCGGCCAGGACATGGCCTTCGACCCGGCAGCCGATGCCGACGACGACAGCGCCTTCCAGTCACCCGCGCATTATCTGGAAGATCATCGTTACGACCCGGCTCGTCAGCTCGAGGATGCCGATTGGAGCGACAGTTCCAGCAGCAACCTGCACGAAGCGCTGGAAAGCCTGGACGAGCGCAGCCGCGACATCCTCTACCAGCGCTGGCTGGCCGAGGAGAAGGCGACGCTGCATGATCTGGCCGCCAAGTACAATGTGTCGGCTGAGCGTATTCGTCAGCTCGAGAAGAACGCGATGAACAAGCTCAAGGGCTGTATTGCCGCCTGA
- the ftsX gene encoding permease-like cell division protein FtsX, with protein MSASKMPTPQPAERVGAAPRNKVVDGPADEPDFRTLFHAWLESHRASLVDSLRRLARQPIGSFFTCLVMAVALSLPMGLSLLLDNVEKLGGSWQRAAQISLFLDMSAGERDGQSLREQIAAMDDVSDAEWISREQALEEFQQLSGLGQALKELPENPLPGVVLVTPKEVDKAKLEALRQRLAELPKVEQAQLDLVWVERLTAILKLGDRFVFGLSLLLILALLLVIGNTIRLHIENRRAEIEVIKLVGGTDGYVRRPFLYMGALYGFGAGIFAWLLLAFGLDWLNDAVVRLAGLYGSDFALGGVPSSDGFSLLLGAVLLGYIGAWLAVARHLNELAPR; from the coding sequence ATGAGCGCATCGAAGATGCCCACGCCGCAACCGGCCGAACGTGTCGGCGCGGCGCCGCGCAACAAGGTGGTCGACGGCCCGGCGGACGAACCGGATTTCCGCACGCTGTTCCATGCCTGGCTGGAAAGCCATCGCGCCAGTCTGGTCGACAGCCTGCGCCGCTTGGCGCGCCAGCCCATCGGCAGCTTCTTCACCTGCCTGGTGATGGCCGTGGCGCTGAGCCTGCCCATGGGCCTGTCGCTGCTGCTGGACAACGTCGAGAAACTCGGTGGCTCCTGGCAGCGTGCGGCGCAGATCTCCCTGTTCCTCGACATGTCCGCCGGCGAGCGTGACGGCCAGTCGCTACGTGAGCAGATCGCGGCGATGGATGACGTCTCCGACGCCGAGTGGATCAGCCGTGAGCAGGCACTGGAAGAGTTCCAGCAGCTGTCCGGCCTGGGCCAGGCGCTCAAGGAGCTGCCGGAGAATCCGCTACCAGGCGTGGTGCTGGTAACGCCCAAGGAAGTCGACAAGGCCAAGCTCGAGGCCCTGCGCCAGCGCCTGGCGGAGCTGCCCAAGGTGGAGCAGGCGCAGCTCGATCTGGTCTGGGTCGAGCGCCTGACCGCGATCCTCAAACTGGGCGATCGTTTCGTCTTCGGCCTCAGCCTGCTGCTGATCCTGGCGCTGCTGCTGGTGATCGGTAATACCATCCGCCTGCACATCGAGAATCGCCGCGCCGAGATCGAGGTGATCAAGCTGGTGGGCGGCACCGATGGCTACGTGCGACGTCCCTTCCTTTATATGGGAGCGCTATACGGCTTCGGCGCGGGTATCTTCGCCTGGCTGCTGCTGGCCTTCGGGCTGGATTGGTTGAACGATGCTGTAGTACGTTTGGCCGGCCTTTACGGTAGCGATTTCGCGCTGGGTGGCGTACCTTCTTCTGACGGTTTTTCGCTGCTGCTCGGCGCCGTGCTGTTGGGCTATATTGGCGCCTGGCTGGCGGTGGCGCGTCATCTGAACGAACTTGCACCCCGTTAG
- the ftsE gene encoding cell division ATP-binding protein FtsE, with amino-acid sequence MIRFEQVAKRYPNGHVGLHELSFRVRPGEFLFVTGHSGAGKSTLLRLLLAMERPTSGKLLLAGQDLSTITNAQIPFLRRQIGVVFQNHQLLFDRTVYDNVALPLQILGLSKPEIGKRVGAALERVSLSDKAAQSPGDLSTGQQQRVGIARAIVHRPALLLADEPTGNLDPRLAAEIMGVFEDINQLGTTVLIASHDLALIARMRQRMLTLQRGRLIGDGEAA; translated from the coding sequence ATGATCCGATTCGAGCAGGTCGCCAAGCGTTATCCCAATGGTCATGTCGGGCTGCACGAGCTGAGTTTCCGCGTTCGCCCCGGCGAATTCCTCTTTGTCACCGGTCACTCCGGAGCCGGCAAGAGCACGCTGCTGCGTCTGCTGCTGGCGATGGAGCGGCCCACCAGCGGCAAGTTGCTGCTGGCCGGGCAGGACCTGTCGACCATCACCAATGCGCAGATTCCTTTCTTGCGTCGGCAGATCGGTGTGGTGTTCCAGAACCACCAGCTGCTGTTCGACCGCACCGTGTACGACAACGTCGCGCTGCCGCTGCAGATTCTCGGCCTGTCCAAGCCGGAAATCGGCAAACGCGTCGGTGCCGCACTGGAGCGCGTCAGCCTCAGCGACAAGGCGGCGCAGTCGCCCGGCGATCTGTCCACCGGTCAGCAACAGCGCGTCGGCATCGCCCGCGCCATCGTTCACCGGCCGGCCCTGCTGCTGGCAGACGAGCCCACCGGCAACCTCGACCCGCGCCTGGCTGCCGAGATCATGGGGGTGTTCGAAGACATCAACCAGCTGGGCACCACGGTACTGATCGCCAGCCACGACCTGGCGCTGATCGCGCGCATGCGCCAGCGCATGCTCACCCTGCAACGCGGTCGCCTGATCGGTGATGGGGAGGCTGCCTGA
- the ftsY gene encoding signal recognition particle-docking protein FtsY, translating to MFGSKDDKNPPAEADTQAQPMSEEKKSLFSWWRKKPAETAVESTQSAPIEQPVTQAPAEPPTPEPAPVAEPEVAEVASAPAPQPEPQAAERPAAPVVIEPQPVVSEPVVEAAPVVAAPALVAAPATQEKPSFFARLKQGLSKTSASLGEGMASLFLGKKAIDDDLLDDLETRLLTADVGVEATTAIIGNLTKRVARKELADSGALYKALQEELVSLLKPVEQPLVIDTTRQPYVILVVGVNGVGKTTTIGKLAKKLQLEGKKVMLAAGDTFRAAAVEQLQVWGERNNIAVIAQHTGADSASVIFDAVQAAKSRGIDVLIADTAGRLHTKDNLMEELKKVRRVIGKLDDSAPHEVLLVLDAGTGQNAINQAKQFNQTVNLTGLALTKLDGTAKGGVIFALAKQFGLPIRYIGVGEGIDDLRPFEAQAFVQALFEERERG from the coding sequence ATGTTTGGTTCCAAAGACGACAAGAATCCACCGGCTGAGGCCGATACTCAGGCTCAGCCTATGAGTGAAGAGAAGAAATCCCTGTTCAGTTGGTGGCGCAAGAAGCCCGCAGAAACCGCTGTCGAGTCGACTCAATCCGCGCCCATCGAGCAACCTGTTACCCAGGCGCCTGCCGAGCCGCCGACGCCTGAGCCCGCGCCGGTAGCCGAGCCTGAAGTGGCTGAGGTCGCGTCCGCTCCAGCACCACAGCCTGAACCGCAGGCTGCCGAACGACCAGCCGCCCCTGTCGTTATTGAACCGCAGCCGGTCGTGTCCGAGCCTGTTGTCGAGGCCGCACCCGTCGTGGCTGCGCCAGCTCTCGTCGCGGCGCCAGCCACTCAGGAAAAACCGAGCTTCTTCGCCCGCCTCAAACAGGGCCTGTCCAAAACCAGCGCCAGCCTCGGCGAGGGCATGGCCAGCCTGTTCCTCGGCAAGAAGGCCATCGACGATGACCTGCTCGACGACCTGGAAACCCGCCTGCTGACCGCCGACGTTGGCGTCGAGGCGACCACCGCGATCATCGGCAACCTGACCAAGCGCGTGGCGCGCAAGGAACTCGCCGACAGCGGCGCGCTGTACAAGGCGCTGCAGGAAGAGTTGGTCAGCCTGCTCAAGCCGGTCGAGCAGCCGCTGGTCATCGACACCACCAGGCAGCCTTACGTGATTCTCGTCGTAGGCGTGAACGGCGTGGGCAAGACCACCACCATCGGCAAGCTGGCCAAGAAGCTGCAGCTCGAAGGCAAGAAGGTCATGCTCGCCGCGGGCGACACCTTCCGCGCCGCTGCGGTGGAGCAGCTGCAGGTCTGGGGTGAGCGCAACAACATCGCGGTCATCGCTCAGCACACCGGTGCCGATTCGGCCTCGGTGATCTTCGATGCGGTGCAGGCCGCCAAGTCGCGTGGCATCGACGTGCTGATCGCCGACACGGCCGGGCGCTTGCACACCAAAGACAACCTGATGGAAGAGTTGAAGAAGGTCCGTCGGGTGATCGGCAAGCTGGACGACAGCGCGCCGCATGAAGTGCTGCTGGTCCTCGATGCTGGCACCGGGCAGAACGCCATCAACCAGGCCAAGCAGTTCAACCAGACCGTGAACCTCACCGGTCTGGCACTGACCAAACTCGATGGCACCGCCAAAGGCGGCGTCATCTTCGCCCTGGCCAAGCAGTTCGGCCTGCCGATTCGCTATATCGGCGTGGGTGAGGGTATCGATGACCTGCGCCCGTTTGAGGCGCAGGCCTTCGTCCAGGCACTCTTCGAGGAGCGTGAGCGCGGATGA
- a CDS encoding BLUF domain-containing protein — MLVRLTYASRASHGMSSQLIRDILESSQRNNPTRGLTGILCCNADTFVQALEGPRTAINALYNRLAEDNRHKDLTILDYEEIHVRRYASWSMGWAGAKQANRELFLKYSCSDRLDPFGMSAEQVNGLLLELSASVSTISTPIID, encoded by the coding sequence ATGCTTGTCCGCCTTACCTATGCCAGCCGCGCCAGCCATGGCATGTCTTCACAACTGATCCGCGATATTCTCGAAAGCTCGCAACGCAACAATCCGACACGCGGCCTCACTGGCATCCTGTGCTGTAACGCCGACACCTTTGTTCAAGCACTGGAAGGACCGCGAACGGCCATCAACGCGTTGTACAACCGTTTGGCAGAGGACAACCGCCACAAGGACCTGACGATTCTCGACTACGAAGAGATCCACGTCCGCCGCTACGCCAGTTGGAGCATGGGCTGGGCCGGCGCCAAGCAGGCCAACCGAGAACTTTTTCTGAAATACTCCTGCAGCGACCGCCTGGACCCTTTCGGCATGAGCGCCGAACAGGTCAATGGCTTGCTACTGGAACTGTCGGCAAGCGTGAGCACTATCAGCACCCCGATTATCGACTGA
- a CDS encoding pitrilysin family protein: MIVSARRALGLIMGVLCLPLAAFAAAPQPTHEFTLDNGLKVIVREDHRAPVVVSQIWYKVGSSYETPGSTGLSHALEHMMFKGSGKFGPGEASRILRELGAEENAFTSDDYTAYYQVLARDRLGVALELEADRLASLQLPADEFAKEIEVIKEERRLRTDDRPSSLAYERFKAMAYPASGYSIPTIGWMADLDRMHIDELRAWHQKWYAPNNATLVVVGDVTVDEVRSQVQRYFGDIPRGEVPTAKLPLELAAPGERRTTLYLKTQLPSLIMGFNVPGLATAETPRQVYALRLAAALLDGGYSARLSTRLERGEELVSGASAWYNAFTRGDSLFIVSATPNVQKGKTLEQAEAGLWRELEELKKAPPSAAELARVRAQVIAGLVFERDSITSQATSIGQLETVGLSWQLIDQELAELEAVTPADIQQAARTFFVRDRLSVAHVLPEESRNKESRP, encoded by the coding sequence ATGATTGTCTCTGCACGCCGCGCCCTCGGTTTGATCATGGGGGTGCTCTGCCTGCCGCTTGCGGCGTTCGCCGCCGCGCCACAGCCAACCCACGAATTTACCCTCGATAACGGCCTCAAGGTCATAGTCCGCGAGGACCATCGCGCCCCCGTGGTGGTCTCGCAGATCTGGTACAAGGTCGGCTCCAGCTATGAGACGCCCGGTTCCACCGGCCTGTCCCACGCGCTGGAACACATGATGTTCAAAGGCAGCGGCAAGTTTGGCCCCGGCGAAGCCTCGCGCATCCTGCGCGAACTGGGCGCCGAGGAGAACGCCTTCACCAGCGACGACTACACCGCCTACTACCAGGTGCTGGCGCGCGACCGCCTGGGCGTGGCCCTGGAGTTGGAGGCCGACCGCCTGGCCAGCCTGCAGCTGCCAGCAGACGAGTTCGCCAAGGAAATCGAGGTGATCAAGGAAGAGCGCCGCCTGCGCACCGACGACCGCCCGTCTTCGCTGGCTTACGAGCGCTTCAAGGCCATGGCCTATCCAGCCAGCGGCTACAGCATCCCCACCATCGGCTGGATGGCCGACCTCGACCGCATGCACATCGACGAACTGCGTGCCTGGCACCAGAAATGGTACGCACCGAACAATGCCACCCTGGTGGTGGTCGGTGACGTGACCGTGGATGAGGTCAGGAGCCAGGTGCAGCGCTACTTCGGCGACATTCCGCGCGGTGAAGTGCCGACCGCCAAACTGCCGCTGGAACTGGCCGCGCCAGGCGAACGCCGCACCACGCTGTACCTCAAGACGCAGTTGCCGAGCCTGATCATGGGCTTCAACGTACCGGGTCTGGCCACCGCCGAAACGCCGCGCCAGGTCTATGCCCTGCGCCTGGCCGCCGCCCTGCTCGACGGCGGCTACAGCGCACGCCTGTCCACCCGCCTGGAACGCGGCGAAGAACTCGTCTCGGGCGCCAGCGCCTGGTACAACGCCTTCACCCGTGGCGACAGCCTGTTCATCGTCTCGGCCACGCCCAACGTGCAAAAAGGCAAGACCCTGGAGCAGGCCGAGGCCGGCCTGTGGCGCGAACTGGAAGAACTGAAGAAAGCCCCGCCGTCCGCCGCCGAACTGGCCCGCGTACGCGCCCAGGTGATCGCCGGCCTGGTGTTCGAGCGCGACTCGATCACCAGCCAGGCCACCAGCATCGGCCAACTGGAAACCGTCGGCCTGTCCTGGCAACTGATCGACCAGGAGCTGGCCGAGCTGGAGGCCGTCACCCCGGCCGACATCCAGCAGGCTGCCCGTACTTTCTTCGTCCGCGACCGCCTGAGCGTCGCCCACGTATTGCCCGAAGAGTCCCGCAATAAGGAGTCCCGCCCATGA
- a CDS encoding pitrilysin family protein, which translates to MKTEQRRLGLLGLILSSALALGACANLSDSSVTGDAAKLQSLAALDGKAPTRRTLDIQTWQTAQGAKVLFVEAHELPMFDLRLTFAAGSSHDGGVPGLATLTNAMLNEGVPGKDVGAIAAGFEGLGAEFGNGAYRDMAVASLRSLSAQEQREPALTLFAEVLGKPTFPADSLARIKNQLLAGFEFQKQNPGKLASLELFERLYGQHPYAHPSDGTAQSIPAITRQQLQTFHARAYAAGNAVIALVGDLSRSEAEAIANQVSAALPPGPALAKIAQPQAPKPGVSHIEYPSNQTHLMIAQLGIDRRDPDYAALYLGNQIFGGGGFGTRLMSEVREKRGLTYGVYSGFSAMQARGPFMINLQTRAELSEGTLALVKQLLADYLRDGPTQQELDNAKRELAGSFPLSTASNAAIVGQLASMGFYDLPLSYLDDFMRDVQSLSTDQVKAAMAKHLDPEALVVVTAGPTVPQKELPPPTDRPAELPSAVPH; encoded by the coding sequence ATGAAGACTGAGCAACGCCGCCTGGGCCTGCTCGGCCTGATCCTGTCCAGCGCCCTGGCGCTGGGCGCCTGCGCCAACCTGTCCGACAGCAGCGTGACTGGCGATGCCGCCAAGCTGCAGTCGCTGGCTGCGCTAGACGGCAAGGCGCCAACGCGCCGCACCCTGGACATCCAGACCTGGCAGACCGCGCAAGGCGCCAAGGTGCTGTTCGTCGAAGCGCACGAGCTGCCGATGTTCGACCTGCGTCTGACCTTCGCCGCCGGCAGCAGCCATGACGGCGGCGTGCCAGGCCTGGCCACCCTGACCAACGCCATGCTCAACGAAGGCGTACCGGGTAAGGACGTTGGCGCCATCGCCGCCGGATTCGAGGGGCTCGGTGCCGAGTTCGGCAACGGCGCCTACCGCGACATGGCCGTGGCCAGCCTACGCAGCCTGAGTGCGCAGGAACAACGTGAGCCGGCACTGACCCTGTTCGCCGAGGTACTGGGCAAGCCCACCTTCCCCGCCGACTCGCTGGCACGGATCAAGAACCAGTTGCTGGCCGGCTTCGAGTTCCAGAAGCAGAACCCGGGCAAGCTAGCTAGCCTCGAATTGTTCGAGCGCCTGTACGGTCAGCACCCCTACGCTCACCCGAGCGACGGCACGGCGCAATCGATCCCGGCCATCACCCGTCAGCAGTTGCAGACTTTCCATGCTCGCGCCTATGCCGCCGGCAATGCGGTGATCGCGCTGGTTGGCGATCTGTCGCGCAGCGAAGCCGAGGCCATCGCCAATCAGGTATCCGCCGCCCTGCCGCCAGGCCCGGCGCTGGCCAAGATCGCCCAGCCACAAGCGCCCAAGCCTGGTGTCAGCCATATCGAGTATCCGTCCAACCAGACCCACCTGATGATCGCCCAGCTCGGCATCGACCGCCGCGACCCGGACTACGCCGCGCTGTACCTGGGCAACCAGATCTTCGGCGGCGGCGGTTTCGGCACGCGCCTGATGAGCGAAGTGCGCGAGAAGCGCGGCCTGACCTATGGCGTCTACTCCGGCTTCAGCGCCATGCAGGCGCGTGGCCCGTTCATGATCAACTTGCAGACCCGCGCCGAACTGAGCGAAGGCACCCTGGCGCTGGTCAAGCAACTGCTCGCCGACTACCTGCGTGACGGCCCCACCCAGCAGGAACTGGACAACGCAAAGCGCGAACTGGCCGGTAGCTTCCCGCTGTCCACCGCGAGCAATGCCGCCATCGTCGGCCAGTTGGCGTCGATGGGCTTCTACGACCTGCCGCTGAGTTATCTGGACGACTTCATGCGTGACGTGCAAAGCCTGAGCACCGATCAAGTGAAAGCGGCGATGGCCAAACACCTCGACCCCGAGGCGCTGGTGGTGGTCACCGCCGGCCCGACGGTGCCGCAAAAAGAGCTGCCGCCGCCCACCGACCGCCCGGCCGAACTGCCCAGCGCGGTGCCGCACTGA
- the rsmD gene encoding 16S rRNA (guanine(966)-N(2))-methyltransferase RsmD, translated as MRGRTQPKPAAKAHGGQGQLRIIGGQWRSRRFAFPDGPGLRPTPDRVRETLFNWLAPYVEGAHVLDPFAGSGALLLEALSRGAASGLACDLNPASVSALRGHLATLQCSTGEIQLGDALQLLARPAQRRFDIVLLDPPFHKDLLQDACNLLEAQGWLADDAWVYTESETAPSSLGLPGNWRLHREKHTGQVHYALWQRG; from the coding sequence ATGCGTGGTCGCACACAGCCCAAACCGGCCGCCAAGGCTCACGGCGGCCAGGGTCAATTGCGCATCATCGGCGGGCAGTGGCGTTCGCGGCGCTTTGCCTTCCCCGACGGTCCGGGCCTGCGCCCGACACCGGATCGGGTGCGTGAGACGCTGTTCAACTGGCTGGCGCCCTATGTCGAGGGTGCCCATGTGCTAGACCCCTTCGCCGGCAGTGGCGCGCTGCTGCTCGAAGCGCTGTCGCGTGGTGCTGCCAGCGGCCTGGCCTGCGACCTCAACCCGGCCTCGGTGAGCGCCTTGCGCGGCCACCTGGCGACGCTGCAATGCAGCACGGGCGAGATTCAACTGGGCGACGCCCTGCAACTGCTGGCGCGTCCGGCGCAGCGGCGCTTCGATATCGTTCTGCTCGACCCGCCGTTCCACAAGGATCTGCTGCAGGACGCCTGCAACCTGCTGGAAGCTCAGGGCTGGCTGGCCGATGACGCCTGGGTCTATACCGAAAGCGAAACCGCGCCCTCAAGCCTGGGCCTGCCCGGCAACTGGCGCCTGCATCGCGAGAAGCACACCGGCCAGGTGCACTACGCGCTGTGGCAGCGTGGATGA
- a CDS encoding hydrolase: MTADFRPAWWLPGPHLQTLWNPFCRKPPQLERQRERLWLDDGDFLDLDWHGPHDAHAPLVLVLHGLTGSSNSLYVLGLQQVLAARGWASVALNWRGCSGEPNLLPRGYHSGASEDLASAVAHLRAQRPMAPLYAVGYSLGGNVLLKYLGESGEQSQLQAAVAVSVPFRLDQCADRIGLGFSRVYQAHFMREMVAYVNNKQRLFAESGQGERLSVLQRLGPLDGMRTFWDFDGRITAPLHGFADAHDYYRRASSCFYLGEIRTRTLIIQAEDDPFIFRHSLPEASELAPGTELELHAKGGHVGFVEGSPRRPSYYLERRIPYWLGELT; this comes from the coding sequence ATGACAGCTGACTTTCGCCCCGCCTGGTGGCTCCCCGGCCCGCATCTGCAGACGCTGTGGAACCCCTTCTGTCGCAAGCCGCCACAACTGGAGCGGCAGCGCGAGCGGCTGTGGCTGGACGATGGCGATTTTCTCGACCTCGACTGGCACGGCCCGCATGACGCCCATGCGCCGTTGGTGCTAGTGCTGCATGGCCTGACCGGCAGCTCCAACTCGCTCTACGTGCTCGGCCTGCAGCAGGTTCTGGCCGCGCGTGGCTGGGCCAGCGTGGCGCTGAACTGGCGTGGCTGCTCGGGCGAGCCCAACCTGCTGCCGCGCGGCTACCACTCCGGCGCCAGCGAGGATCTGGCATCGGCCGTGGCCCACCTGCGCGCGCAACGACCGATGGCGCCGCTATACGCCGTCGGTTATTCGCTGGGCGGCAACGTGCTGCTCAAGTATCTGGGTGAGAGTGGCGAGCAAAGCCAGCTGCAAGCAGCGGTGGCGGTCTCGGTGCCGTTTCGTCTGGATCAGTGCGCCGACCGCATCGGCCTGGGTTTCTCGCGGGTGTATCAGGCGCACTTCATGCGTGAGATGGTCGCCTACGTGAACAACAAGCAGCGCCTGTTCGCCGAGAGTGGCCAGGGCGAGCGCCTGTCGGTGCTGCAGCGCCTGGGCCCGCTGGACGGCATGCGCACCTTCTGGGACTTCGACGGACGCATCACCGCGCCGCTGCACGGTTTCGCCGATGCCCACGACTACTACCGCCGCGCCTCCAGCTGTTTCTACCTGGGTGAAATCCGCACACGCACGCTGATCATCCAGGCCGAGGACGACCCCTTCATCTTCCGCCACAGCCTGCCCGAGGCCAGCGAGCTGGCACCTGGCACCGAGCTCGAGCTGCATGCCAAGGGCGGGCATGTCGGCTTCGTCGAGGGTAGCCCGCGCCGCCCCAGTTACTACCTGGAGCGGCGCATCCCTTACTGGCTCGGCGAACTCACCTGA
- a CDS encoding SgcJ/EcaC family oxidoreductase: MLKPLFSSCALVFALSVPLVQAADAPHVYTETATAPSNAQEQQIAGLFERWNAALQTGDSAKVAALYADNGVLQPTVSNRVRVGHEAIKDYFDHFLQAKPVGTINMREIRQIGPDAAVDSGVYTFALTQGDAVRQVQARYTFVYQKVDGEWKILKHHSSAMPEQPAAG, translated from the coding sequence ATGTTGAAACCCTTGTTCAGCAGCTGTGCCCTGGTATTTGCCCTGTCCGTGCCGCTGGTTCAGGCGGCCGATGCGCCTCATGTCTACACGGAAACGGCAACCGCCCCGAGCAATGCGCAGGAGCAGCAGATCGCCGGCCTGTTCGAGCGCTGGAACGCCGCCTTGCAGACTGGCGACTCGGCCAAGGTCGCTGCCTTGTACGCCGACAACGGCGTGCTGCAGCCCACGGTATCGAATCGGGTGCGCGTAGGCCATGAGGCAATCAAGGACTATTTCGACCATTTCTTACAGGCCAAGCCGGTCGGCACGATCAACATGCGTGAAATTCGCCAGATCGGCCCGGATGCAGCGGTGGATTCGGGGGTTTACACCTTCGCCCTGACCCAGGGTGATGCGGTGCGTCAGGTCCAGGCGCGCTACACCTTCGTTTACCAGAAGGTCGATGGCGAGTGGAAAATCCTCAAGCACCACTCCTCGGCGATGCCGGAACAGCCTGCTGCTGGTTGA